A region from the Oceanidesulfovibrio marinus genome encodes:
- the secY gene encoding preprotein translocase subunit SecY, producing the protein MALSGVENLARLPELRKKLFWTFLLLAVYRVGIHVPVPGVDVSALQEFFASAQNTLFGLFDMFSGGGLRNLSIFALGIMPYISASIIIQLLTVASPELKRLQKEEGEAGRKKITQYTRYGTVLITVVQGMGIAVGLESMASPTGAPVVLHAGWAFRLVTVVTLTTGTVFIMWLGEQITEKGLGNGISLIIFAGIVAGFPKAAFNTFRLLSTGEMTLFVLLLILAVMVAVLAFIVFMERAQRRIPIQYAKRMMGRKMMGGQTTHLPLRVNTAGVIPPIFASSILMFPATLAQFSNVDWLSRIAAYFMPQTILYSVLFVAMIVFFCFFYTAIIFDPKDIAENLKNQGGFIPGIRPGVRTQEYIDKVLTRITLWGALYISAICVLPMLLIRQVNVPFYFGGTSLLIVVGVAMDFMGQIQSYLISRQYEGLMQKSRGRGR; encoded by the coding sequence GTGGCCCTTTCCGGAGTCGAGAATCTCGCGCGCCTGCCTGAGCTGCGCAAGAAGCTTTTTTGGACCTTCTTGCTGCTCGCGGTGTACCGCGTCGGCATCCACGTTCCCGTACCGGGCGTGGACGTCAGCGCTCTGCAGGAGTTCTTCGCCAGTGCGCAGAACACCCTGTTCGGCCTCTTCGACATGTTCTCCGGCGGCGGCCTGCGCAACCTGTCCATCTTCGCGCTGGGCATCATGCCCTACATCTCCGCTTCCATTATTATCCAGCTGCTCACCGTGGCGAGCCCCGAGCTCAAGCGGCTGCAGAAGGAGGAAGGGGAGGCCGGCCGCAAGAAGATCACGCAGTACACCCGCTACGGCACCGTACTCATCACAGTGGTCCAGGGCATGGGCATCGCGGTCGGACTCGAGTCCATGGCCAGCCCTACCGGCGCACCCGTCGTGCTACACGCAGGCTGGGCGTTCCGGCTTGTAACGGTCGTCACGCTCACCACCGGCACCGTGTTCATCATGTGGCTGGGCGAGCAGATCACCGAAAAGGGGCTGGGCAACGGCATCTCGTTGATCATCTTTGCAGGTATTGTGGCGGGTTTCCCGAAAGCCGCCTTCAACACCTTCCGGCTGCTGTCCACCGGTGAAATGACGCTCTTCGTGTTGCTGCTCATCTTGGCCGTGATGGTCGCCGTGCTGGCCTTCATCGTGTTCATGGAGCGTGCGCAGCGCAGGATTCCGATCCAGTACGCCAAGCGTATGATGGGCCGCAAGATGATGGGCGGGCAGACCACCCATCTGCCCCTGCGTGTGAACACTGCAGGCGTTATTCCGCCCATCTTTGCCTCGTCCATCCTGATGTTCCCGGCGACGCTGGCGCAGTTCTCCAATGTGGACTGGCTTTCGAGGATCGCGGCCTACTTCATGCCGCAGACCATTCTGTACTCGGTGCTCTTCGTAGCCATGATCGTGTTCTTCTGCTTCTTCTACACGGCGATCATCTTCGATCCGAAGGACATCGCCGAGAACCTGAAGAACCAGGGTGGTTTTATTCCCGGTATCCGGCCCGGCGTGCGGACCCAGGAGTACATAGACAAAGTGCTTACGCGCATTACCTTGTGGGGTGCGCTGTATATTTCGGCGATCTGCGTCCTGCCCATGTTGCTCATCCGTCAGGTCAACGTTCCCTTCTACTTTGGCGGCACCAGCTTGCTCATCGTAGTCGGCGTGGCCATGGATTTCATGGGTCAGATTCAGTCCTACCTCATATCGAGGCAGTATGAAGGGTTGATGCAGAAATCCCGTGGTCGCGGTCGGTAG
- the rplF gene encoding 50S ribosomal protein L6 yields MSRIGKLTIPVPSGVEVQFKDDEIHVKGPKGALTTPTHESVKYELEDGNIRVSRADESRLARAQHGLRRTLLANAIEGVSKGFEKSLEVIGVGYKVNVKGNTIELAVGYSHPVLMELPKGMEAKVEGNKLTIMGIDKQMVGEMAARIRRVREPEPYKGKGIKYTTETIRRKAGKSGGK; encoded by the coding sequence ATGTCTCGTATAGGCAAACTGACGATTCCGGTGCCCTCCGGCGTGGAAGTCCAGTTCAAGGACGATGAAATCCACGTCAAAGGCCCCAAAGGCGCTCTGACCACGCCGACGCACGAGTCCGTGAAGTACGAGCTCGAGGACGGTAACATCCGCGTGTCCCGCGCGGACGAATCCCGCCTTGCCCGTGCCCAGCACGGCCTGCGCCGGACCCTCCTGGCCAATGCCATCGAAGGTGTGTCCAAGGGCTTTGAGAAGTCCCTGGAAGTCATCGGCGTGGGCTACAAGGTCAACGTCAAGGGCAACACCATTGAGCTGGCCGTGGGCTACTCCCACCCCGTGCTCATGGAGCTGCCCAAGGGCATGGAGGCTAAGGTCGAAGGCAATAAACTCACCATCATGGGCATCGACAAGCAGATGGTGGGCGAGATGGCGGCGCGTATTCGCCGTGTTCGCGAACCCGAACCCTACAAGGGCAAGGGCATCAAGTACACGACCGAGACCATCCGTCGCAAAGCCGGTAAGTCCGGCGGCAAGTAA
- the rpsM gene encoding 30S ribosomal protein S13, giving the protein MARIAGIDLPKAKRLDVALTYIYGIGRTTALEILDTTGVDWTKTTDDLTAEEVNTIRKEIESNHKVEGDLRRDISANIKRLMDIGCYRGLRHRRGLPARGQRSHTNARTRKGPRRSVVGKKKK; this is encoded by the coding sequence GTGGCTAGAATCGCCGGTATCGATCTGCCCAAGGCCAAACGGCTGGATGTCGCTCTGACCTATATTTACGGCATCGGCCGCACGACGGCTTTGGAGATTTTGGATACGACTGGTGTCGACTGGACAAAGACCACGGACGATCTGACGGCCGAGGAAGTCAACACCATCCGTAAGGAAATTGAAAGTAACCACAAGGTCGAGGGCGATCTGCGTCGCGATATCTCGGCCAATATCAAGCGGCTTATGGACATCGGCTGCTATCGCGGCCTGCGTCATCGCCGCGGACTGCCTGCGCGTGGGCAGCGTTCTCACACCAATGCCCGTACGCGCAAGGGGCCCCGCCGCTCCGTCGTGGGCAAGAAAAAGAAGTAA
- the rplO gene encoding 50S ribosomal protein L15, with the protein MKLNDLYPFPEERKNRKRVGRGSASGWGCTSGKGNKGQNSRAGGGVRPGFEGGQMPLNRRLPKRGFKNPFRTEYAPVNLDDLIQAFEGQSAITVEDIYAKGLCKKDMPVKVLGRGEVSAAVTVEAHRFSASAAEKIAKAGGSAKSLEGQSVEPNAAAGGEE; encoded by the coding sequence ATGAAGCTGAACGATCTCTATCCATTCCCGGAAGAGCGCAAGAATCGCAAGCGCGTGGGTCGTGGCTCCGCCTCCGGCTGGGGCTGCACCTCCGGCAAGGGTAACAAGGGCCAGAACTCCCGTGCAGGCGGCGGCGTCCGTCCCGGTTTTGAGGGCGGCCAGATGCCCCTGAACCGTCGGCTGCCCAAGCGCGGATTCAAGAATCCCTTCCGCACCGAGTACGCCCCGGTGAACCTCGACGACCTGATTCAGGCCTTCGAGGGGCAGAGCGCCATCACCGTCGAGGACATCTACGCCAAGGGCCTGTGCAAGAAGGACATGCCCGTGAAGGTTCTCGGCCGTGGCGAAGTGTCGGCTGCAGTCACCGTTGAAGCCCACCGCTTCAGCGCCTCTGCCGCCGAGAAGATCGCCAAGGCTGGCGGCTCTGCCAAGTCGCTGGAAGGACAGTCTGTGGAACCCAATGCCGCCGCTGGCGGAGAAGAGTAG
- the rpsD gene encoding 30S ribosomal protein S4 gives MARYNEAKCRLCRREGMKLFLKGDRCFTDKCAYERRPYAPGHAGRMRKKMSDYAIQLREKQKVRRMYGILEDQFRKYFHQADMMKGVTGANLLILLERRLDNVIYRMGFANSRDQARQLVRHGVFQLNGRKANIPSLSCRPGDVLTVREKSRKIPVIMEAQEVMARRPQPGWLEVDGANFKGTVTGLPTREDIQFPINEQLIVELYSK, from the coding sequence GTGGCACGCTATAATGAGGCCAAATGCCGGTTGTGCCGGCGTGAAGGCATGAAATTATTCCTGAAGGGCGATCGCTGCTTCACGGACAAGTGCGCTTACGAGCGCCGTCCCTACGCTCCCGGCCATGCCGGTCGTATGCGCAAGAAGATGAGCGACTACGCCATTCAGCTGCGCGAGAAACAGAAAGTCCGCCGCATGTACGGAATTCTTGAGGACCAGTTCCGCAAGTACTTCCACCAGGCCGACATGATGAAGGGCGTCACCGGCGCCAACCTGCTCATTCTGCTTGAGCGCCGTCTGGACAACGTCATCTATCGCATGGGTTTTGCCAACTCCCGTGACCAGGCGCGCCAGCTCGTGCGCCACGGCGTCTTCCAGCTCAACGGCCGTAAGGCGAACATTCCGTCGCTTTCCTGCCGTCCTGGAGATGTGCTGACCGTGCGCGAGAAGAGCCGCAAGATCCCTGTGATCATGGAAGCGCAGGAAGTCATGGCGCGTCGTCCGCAGCCGGGCTGGCTGGAAGTGGATGGCGCCAACTTCAAGGGAACCGTGACGGGGCTGCCCACTCGCGAAGACATTCAGTTCCCGATCAATGAGCAGCTCATCGTCGAGCTGTACTCCAAATAG
- a CDS encoding DNA-directed RNA polymerase subunit alpha: MLIKQGERLINTRNWQELVKPEQIVRDAKGDTSYGKFVCEPLERGFGTTIGNALRRVLLSSLQGAAPVAVNIEGVQHEFTTIPGVIEDVTDIVLNIKAVRFAMASEEPQHIQLTASGKGVVTAAAIKENQNVVVLNPDQHIATLSEDVDLKIDIEVRMGKGYVPAEMHEGLSEEIGLIKLDSSFSPVRKVAYTVDPARVGQMTNYDKLILEVWTDGSITPEDSIAYSAKILKEQLSVFINFDEHVSEEKQRSGSAPTDLNESLFKSIDELELSVRATNCLKSANISLVGELVQRTENDMLKTKNFGRKSLDEIRRVLHDMGLEFGQKIEGFEQSYQEWLKRKEHNEA; this comes from the coding sequence ATGCTTATCAAGCAAGGCGAACGCCTCATCAACACGCGCAACTGGCAAGAGCTTGTCAAGCCGGAGCAGATCGTCCGCGATGCAAAGGGCGACACCAGCTATGGCAAGTTTGTTTGCGAGCCCCTGGAGCGCGGATTCGGCACGACGATAGGCAACGCCCTGCGCCGCGTTCTCCTGTCGTCGCTGCAGGGCGCGGCTCCGGTGGCTGTGAACATCGAGGGCGTACAACACGAGTTCACGACCATCCCGGGCGTCATCGAAGATGTGACGGACATCGTTCTGAACATCAAGGCCGTCCGGTTCGCCATGGCCTCCGAGGAACCGCAGCACATCCAGCTCACTGCCTCGGGCAAGGGCGTCGTCACCGCCGCCGCGATCAAGGAGAACCAGAACGTCGTCGTGCTCAATCCGGATCAACACATCGCCACGCTCTCGGAGGATGTCGACCTCAAGATCGACATCGAAGTCCGCATGGGCAAGGGCTACGTGCCGGCCGAGATGCACGAGGGCCTCTCGGAAGAGATCGGGCTGATCAAGCTCGACTCCTCTTTCTCCCCCGTGCGCAAGGTGGCGTACACCGTGGATCCCGCGCGTGTCGGCCAGATGACCAACTACGACAAGCTCATCCTCGAAGTCTGGACCGATGGCTCCATAACTCCCGAGGATTCCATCGCCTACTCCGCGAAGATCCTCAAGGAGCAGCTCTCCGTGTTCATCAACTTCGATGAGCACGTCTCCGAGGAAAAGCAGCGGTCCGGCAGCGCCCCCACCGACCTCAACGAGAGCCTCTTCAAGAGCATCGACGAGCTCGAACTCTCCGTTCGCGCCACCAACTGCCTGAAGAGCGCCAACATCTCGCTGGTGGGCGAGCTTGTGCAGAGAACCGAGAACGACATGCTGAAGACCAAGAACTTCGGCCGCAAATCCCTCGACGAGATCCGGCGCGTGCTCCACGACATGGGCCTCGAGTTCGGTCAGAAGATCGAGGGCTTCGAGCAGAGCTATCAAGAATGGCTTAAGAGGAAAGAGCACAATGAGGCATAA
- the rplR gene encoding 50S ribosomal protein L18, translating to MKLSKEQARRRRKMRIRKKIRGTSERPRLVVFRSNSSIYAQLVDDNAGATIAASSSLSLGKAKGESMKANKDSAAEVGKDIARLAKEHNIEEVVFDRNGYIYHGRVKSLADGAREGGLKF from the coding sequence ATGAAGCTCAGCAAGGAACAAGCCCGCAGACGGCGCAAAATGCGCATCCGCAAGAAGATTCGCGGCACCTCCGAGCGGCCCCGTCTTGTCGTCTTCCGGTCCAACTCGTCTATCTACGCACAGCTCGTGGACGACAACGCCGGCGCGACCATCGCCGCCTCTTCCTCTCTGTCTCTGGGCAAAGCCAAAGGCGAGTCCATGAAGGCAAACAAGGATTCTGCGGCCGAAGTGGGCAAGGACATCGCCCGCCTCGCCAAGGAGCACAACATTGAAGAGGTGGTCTTCGACCGCAATGGGTACATCTATCACGGCCGCGTCAAATCCCTCGCCGACGGCGCCAGGGAAGGCGGGCTCAAGTTCTAG
- the rpsK gene encoding 30S ribosomal protein S11: MARPKRTAKKREKKNIPVGVAHIQATFNNTIITFTDTKGNVVSWASAGGSGFKGSRKSTPFAAQMAAEKAARVAQDNGMRSVGIFVKGPGSGREAAMRAINNVGFKVTFIRDVTPIPHNGCRPPKRRRV, encoded by the coding sequence ATGGCTCGACCGAAACGCACCGCCAAGAAAAGAGAAAAGAAGAATATCCCCGTGGGGGTGGCGCACATCCAGGCGACCTTCAACAACACCATCATCACCTTCACCGATACGAAGGGCAATGTGGTGAGTTGGGCGTCCGCCGGCGGCAGTGGCTTCAAGGGTTCCAGGAAGTCCACGCCGTTCGCCGCCCAGATGGCTGCTGAAAAGGCCGCCCGTGTGGCCCAGGACAACGGCATGCGCTCCGTCGGTATCTTTGTGAAAGGTCCCGGCTCCGGACGCGAGGCCGCCATGCGCGCCATCAACAATGTCGGCTTCAAGGTCACCTTCATTCGCGACGTGACCCCCATCCCCCACAACGGCTGCCGCCCCCCGAAACGGCGGCGCGTCTAG
- the map gene encoding type I methionyl aminopeptidase, giving the protein MKKYRGVFLKNSSEISLMREANLIVYEVLDALEAAVEPGVPTMEFEKIAVDICKKRKVKPAFLGYGGFPFTLCCSVNEEVVHGFPSSERKLVEGDIVSFDMGVIYQGFYGDSARTVAVGTIEPEVQKLLDVTRESLMKGIEKAVPGNTLFDISAAVQGHVQSHGFDVVRRFVGHGIGRRLHEKPEVPNFVPKGLPDIPLKPGMVLAIEPMVTMGSPDVEILSDQWTAVTKDRSLSGHFEHSVALTDNGPYILSRP; this is encoded by the coding sequence TTGAAGAAGTATCGCGGAGTGTTTCTTAAGAATTCGAGCGAAATTTCGCTCATGCGTGAAGCCAACCTCATTGTCTATGAGGTCCTGGATGCCCTGGAGGCAGCAGTCGAGCCTGGCGTCCCGACAATGGAGTTCGAAAAGATCGCCGTCGATATCTGTAAGAAACGAAAGGTGAAGCCCGCCTTCCTCGGGTACGGGGGATTCCCTTTCACTTTATGTTGCTCTGTGAACGAAGAGGTGGTACATGGCTTCCCTTCCTCTGAGCGCAAGCTCGTGGAGGGCGATATCGTGAGCTTCGATATGGGGGTCATCTACCAGGGCTTTTACGGCGATTCGGCGCGAACGGTTGCTGTCGGAACCATCGAGCCGGAGGTCCAGAAGCTCTTGGATGTGACGCGCGAATCGCTCATGAAGGGCATTGAGAAAGCCGTACCGGGCAATACGCTGTTCGATATCTCGGCAGCTGTTCAAGGGCACGTCCAATCCCACGGGTTCGACGTTGTCCGCCGTTTTGTGGGCCACGGCATCGGCCGCCGCCTGCACGAGAAGCCCGAGGTGCCCAACTTCGTGCCCAAGGGTCTGCCCGATATCCCGCTTAAGCCGGGTATGGTGCTGGCCATCGAGCCCATGGTGACTATGGGCTCACCGGATGTGGAAATTTTGTCGGACCAGTGGACCGCTGTCACCAAGGACCGCAGCCTCTCTGGTCATTTCGAGCACTCGGTTGCCCTGACCGATAACGGACCATACATCCTGAGTCGGCCGTAA
- the rpsE gene encoding 30S ribosomal protein S5 yields METNDLGFIEKIVYLNRVAKVVKGGRRFSFSALVVVGDGQGSVGFGLGKAQEVPEAIRKATERARKDMVKVPLIDGTLPYEILGRYGAGRVLLKPASKGTGIIAGGPVRAVMEACGVSDILTKAIGTNNPHNVLHATMAGLSSLRNADEVGAIRGKELHTPRK; encoded by the coding sequence ATGGAAACTAACGACCTCGGATTCATAGAGAAGATCGTCTACTTGAACCGCGTTGCCAAAGTGGTCAAGGGCGGACGCCGCTTCAGCTTCTCCGCCCTCGTTGTCGTGGGCGACGGCCAGGGTTCGGTCGGCTTCGGACTCGGCAAGGCCCAGGAAGTGCCTGAAGCCATCCGCAAAGCTACGGAACGCGCGCGCAAGGACATGGTTAAGGTCCCGCTCATCGACGGTACGCTGCCTTACGAGATTCTCGGCCGCTACGGCGCCGGTCGCGTTCTGCTGAAGCCCGCTTCCAAGGGTACCGGCATCATCGCCGGCGGCCCGGTGCGCGCTGTCATGGAAGCATGCGGTGTTTCGGACATCCTGACCAAGGCCATCGGCACCAACAACCCGCACAACGTGCTCCACGCCACCATGGCTGGCCTGTCCTCCCTGCGTAACGCAGACGAGGTGGGCGCCATCCGCGGCAAGGAGCTTCATACGCCGAGAAAGTAG
- the rpmJ gene encoding 50S ribosomal protein L36, translating into MKVRPSVKKMCSKCKIIRRNGVLRVICENPRHKQRQG; encoded by the coding sequence ATGAAAGTCAGACCTTCTGTGAAGAAAATGTGTTCCAAGTGTAAGATCATCCGGCGCAACGGAGTGCTCAGGGTGATTTGTGAAAACCCCAGACACAAACAGCGTCAAGGGTAA
- the rpmD gene encoding 50S ribosomal protein L30 — protein sequence MPTVTLKKSLIGCNPTQRRTLAAMGLRKIRQEKTLPDNKSTWGMIETVKHLVEVKES from the coding sequence ATGCCTACCGTGACTCTGAAGAAAAGCCTCATCGGCTGCAATCCTACCCAGCGTAGGACCCTTGCCGCCATGGGCTTGAGAAAAATCCGGCAAGAGAAGACCCTGCCCGACAACAAGTCGACCTGGGGCATGATCGAGACCGTCAAGCATCTTGTCGAGGTAAAAGAATCATGA